Genomic window (Amaranthus tricolor cultivar Red isolate AtriRed21 chromosome 7, ASM2621246v1, whole genome shotgun sequence):
AGCGAAGCAATAAGCCATCCAAGTACCATATTATTGCACCTCTCCCAAGCTTTCATATCTGAGGCATTATCTGATGGTTTAGGAAGTGTACCATCAACAAAGCGGAGTTTGTTCTTGGCTATTAATCCAATCATAACCGATCGCTTCCAATCACCAAAGCCATTGCCATCAAAAGGAGTGTTGACAAGTTTAGTACTAACATGGTCAGAAGGATGAAGATAGTATACTGATTCAGGTTTTTGAGTTAGATCAGTATAAATTTGTTGAGATACTTGATTATTAGATGAAACGTGAGCAGAGGTTTCAGTCATGgtgaagaaaagaaagaaataatgCAAGAAAGGAAAAAGACAGATATGTTATGCCGAAATAAAGGAGATGAAGAAGACATTACAAAAAATGGATAAACGAACCTATTTTTGCAACAAAGAACctactctgataccatgtaagagGTTAGAGGAAGAACACAGCCATAGTATATTATGAAAAGAAGAGAAAGATAGCATGCAAAGTATTTGTCATTATTCAGTGGGTAAAAGGAACGGTAAGACCCCCTTTTATACAAGTGTCTGTTGGAATTGTTATAACAAACAATCCAGCTGGCAAAAAACCAAGAATTACTATAAAATAAGCAAATCGAAATACATTCTTAtcaaaaatattacaattttttGGGGGAAATGGGCCGGACCAAGCTAGGTTTTGGAGCCCGGCCCATTTTTAGCATATTTTGCCTTTTAAAAGTATGTATccaatttgactttttttttttacaatagcCTAGTCTGTATCTGGCCCGCTAAACGCCCCTAGCGATTACTGGTTATTGCTCAGTTGGCCACAGAGATTATCCTAGCCCCTAGGGTTACAACTTCTCAACTTTTGGTTCTGCATTAGGCGTTGGAATACTCAAGTTGTCTTTTAATTGCTTGTCTTGATTTAGTCTAATatagttataaattataatgtaTAGATTTTTAGGCCCTTGTTTTCTTTAGATGGCGTTAATGCTTGTTTTTTTCAGAGcaaattttttatgaaacaaTCTCATTATATTGAGCTGTCCCAAATTCCTATCGTACcttttttgagtgttttttatGATGCAACTTTAAGATTTTCTGCTTCTCGTTATGTAACTTGCAACTCTTATGCACATGAGATTTTTGGGACTAGATTATTGCTTGCCAACAACATGAGTGTCTCGATGATGAGGGTATGAGGAAAATGGTTACCAATATGATGGCAAAATATGACAAATATTATGGAAACATCgataatatcaatattttagtGTTTGTAGCTTCTCCTTGACCCTAGGCATAAGTGGAATTATGTTGATTGGATTGTGCGTGCTTCATATGATGCCACAAAAGCTACTCTTGTCACTAAAGATTAAAATGgtttttcaaaatttgtttgattcttattcttattctacGCCTCCACCAAAGACAAGTGGAGCTACTTCCTCCACTTTCACCTCTTCAACCTCTACCATTTTTACTCAAAGTGGGACTCAAGGAGTGGTGAAGGTGGACCTTATTGAACTAATGAATTCAAGATATCAAATGGAGACAGGTTGTTCATTAACCAATCTAAACAAAAGTGATTTGGATAGGTATTTAGAAGATGCATGTGAACCTCATGATTCTAACATTGATATTTTACTATGGTGGAAAGATTAAACAAAAAGGTATCCCATTCTTCAAAAGATGGCTAAAGATGTGCTTGCTATACCTATTTCTACCGTTGCTTCTGAATCGGCTTTCAGTGCTGGTGGTCGTATTCTTGATGATTTTCGAACATCATTGACTCCAAAGATGGCCGAAGCCCTTATTTGCGCACAAGATTGGCTTCATATTTCTAGAACTCCTTTAGCAATAGAGGAGAGTTTGCTTGCACTTGAAGAAATGGAGGAAGGttagtataaatttttaattatttttcaattgattatttaatatttaagagtaaaaatatttttcctttaacctTATATTGTTCGACTGTTCGTGCTCTTGGTTTAGGTAATGCATTAACTTTGGAGCATTCGGAGCTCATAATCGATGAAACTCTTGACGTCGTTGAAGATGATTAATGGAGTTTGaagtttcaacttataaattttaatcgCTTGCTTTTAGTTTATGGAATTATGAGTTTATGGAATTATAGTTGTATTTCAATTAACTAATGgttgtattttaatagtttatgactaatcaagttaagtattttaatattatttgaattatatataaaaaaaatgttaaaagaaataaggggaaaaaaaataaaaccgggtcggatccggaacagaattttaagtatccggaaaaccgggtacccgatttttcggaaccgggtcgacccggtatccggttttgaacacccctacatAAAAGAAtgagtatttattattattattattattattattattattattattattattattattattaaatgggcacacaataaaaagaaaaaagccaTCTTTCTAGAGGTGAGTTTTAATATTTCACAAGTTAGAAACTCACAATAAATAAGGTGGTGGTGTAGATATCACCTAACACTTTCTTTTACATGCTTTATCAATTAAGATCTTAGGTTTGttgcaagtataatgaaatgtacattttaattatttttttatcataacaACTCATAACTTTGAATAATAGCTAATAATTGTGTTTTATAGcatttaaaatatgataacaACTCATAAGTTTGAAACTTAAAGTTGAAAAGATAGGACAATTATTTTCCTTGGAATAAGAAATTGTGTTAAGAATGAGATTGAAGCATATTAGCTTTTTTGTGTTGGTGTGAAATGTTCCCAATCCCATGGGATGGAATAAGCTTAGATATATTAAAGTATTATCTGTTTATTCACTTAAACATGCAATGTATAGGAGGTGAGTTGACAAATTCCAAGAGGTGCCCATGTTCTCTTAATCGTAGTCTTGAATTTCTGTTGtttcaattattaataaatgGTTTTTATAATCAAATACTTCGTACAAGTACAAATTGTACAAGATCGAACCATACGGAAAAGATGCATGTTAGATCTTTTGATTTTGCCTTTTCAATTATTAAATACCACAAAAACACTTGTGACTCAATAGATGGAGCATCTGCTTGTTGAGCAGAATGTTTGAGATTCGATTTTTATTGGGTGCAGGTATCAGCTGAAGGATTTCTTAACTGCGCATTCTTTACTCCCTCATTGAAGGGAACGAGTATGGTTTGTTCGCatctttcaaaaaataaaacccaCTCAGAATTCCGGCTTGTGCGGGATACTGGGAATGTTCTTTAACTTTTATTTGGAGCAAGTATCACTATCTCAAGAAAAGTCTTGCGTTTGATTTTTACTTATTCTTCTCCTCCCCTCAACATACCTTGTAATTCAAAAAAATGATccttaattaatcactttaaatttgtaaatagtcattttaagtttataagTATTCACTCTAAAACTCTAAAAAGTAAttatgatcactttaaaactgtaagttatcactttaaagttaaaaataatcactttaaaacagtgtatatatatatatatatatatatatatatatatatatatatatatatatatatatatatatatatatatatatgatgaatTAGTCCGATAAAAATAGTCTCACCTTGACATCTTTATATACAAATTAGGCCGATTCTTGTATAGGAACTATATAATTTTCGACTTGTGGATACTTGCAAATTAGGCCAATTCTAGTAtagaaattatatattataaatgtaagtgatcactttaacattatatgtgatcactttaaaacataaaatgtaTATTAAGCTAATttaatagagatggtctcaccgtgagaccgtctcatttaagaattagtgttaaaaaaatatattactccctcctatttatctatctatcccatttattttttatcaatatttacttatcactcttaatttgtattttatttatctataagttaaaacatagtaatgtggaatcttatttgatttgtcacaGTAAAAGATTTATTAATGtctaactttttataatttttaataaagaaccattagagatattaaagattaaaatgttgtcttgacaagtgtgaaaaattaaatgaaactaataggtgaaataattattaatataaaagaaAGATTATGATTCAATCCAATAACAAGTACAAAATACTAAGTAAAAATATTcaacaataatcaattaaacacAAATAACTAAATCAAACTTGAAACCCTACAAAAGAATGAGGATATATAGGTAATTAacggttatttaaaaaaaatagtaaatcacGTTATGTATACCTATTTTTTAGGAGGGCTTTcgagatttttattttatcttttctaattttatttattttaatattatttattttattattttataattatatgtaaataaatttattgattagaattttcaaaaaaaatcatcatcaagATAAAAACAGTCAAACATAAGGATGACTAAAAATCCTATCCATTCACGTTAATCCACGTGTCCACCGCAAATAAAACCATACTTTTAGTAGAATCCAATAAACCCAAGTTACTTCATAGATTTGCTATTCACTCAAACCCACTATAAAACCCAACTCCCATGACCCCAACTTCTTCACTAAATTCTTTCTctcagttttcccattttcttcaatcaaaacaaaaataaaaaatggcaGAAagtctttctttctctttcctcATCATATTCTCTCTCCTCTCTGTATCCTCCATTGTAGAAGTATGTAATGCTCAGCATAATTACATGGATGCCCTTAGAAAGAGTATCCTTTTCTTTGAAGGTCAACGTTCTGGTAAGCTTCCTCCTGATCAACGCCTTCGCTGGCGCCGTGATTCTGCTCTTCATGACGGTCATTCCGTTGGAGTAAGTTCCTTTATTTTAActcaaataattaaattacttCAATTCCAGTTAAAATGAGGTTTAAAATGGTCAAATATACTCagctttaccttttttttttaattaggaaTGTACATTGTATTTTGaggaaatataattattttgttatatatcaCATTTATTTGATATAATGTGATTAATCTTCCATAAAAAAGTTGTATTTTACTCTTTGTGACATATTGTGAgatgaaatattatttaatatgtGAGGAGAAATGACTAATGACCCACATTATTGTATAATATGATATGATGTGGGAGGTCATTAATTTTAGagattgtaattttaataatgTGCTTGTATGTTAATCTTAATTTGTACTTTTGTTTAGAGGACTGTTAATTAAACCATTATTTAgcttttgaatattttgaataatttaaatgatGTAAAATCATTGATAAATGTATTTCAACTTGATATTACCAGATGAAGGAATTAAATTTGTTGTGCATTTTCTTCATGTAACTTTTAGTggtattatttctatttttaaagtGTATAATTTGCTAATATTATAAACTATACTCTGTTTGTCTcatttttgctaataaaattgtataatatagcaaattttaaaattaaataagctaataaattttgttttataattttagaggGATTTAACGGGTGGATATTACGACGCTGGCGATAATGTTAAATTTGGATTTCCTATGGCGTTTAGCGTCACACTTCTATCATGGAGTGTGATTGATTTCGGAAGGCTTATGAGGGGAGAGCTTTCCAACGCGCTTAAGGCAGTGCGTTGGGGAACCGACTACCTTCTTAAGGCTACTGCCGAAATGCCTAATCGAATGTACGTCCAAGTTGGTGATCCTTACTCTGATCATAACTGTTGGGAACGCCCTGAGGACATGGACACCTTGCGAACTGCCTATGCAATTGACCGAAACCACGCTGGATCAGATGTTGCCGGTGAGACAGCTGCGGCATTGGCTGCTGCTTCCATCGTGTTTAGGTCTCGTGATCGTGCTTATTCTCGCTTACTCCTTAGCCGTGCTATCAAAGTAAGTCTCTTGTCCTCTTAAATTTAGTATACCTAATTTTTGTATCGTTAAATTCACTGCATTAAATTTTTTAGtgacattttaaataaaatttagcaaactatttaaaatgaaaaatgtataATGAAGAATCATTTCCATCAAGTggctaaaaattatattattatactaGTCACTAGATAAAATTTGGATTTAAGtatttaacacttaatttttatttgtaaaatgttaAATGTACCTAGACAATAATATGTTTACGTGATATATAAATGAGATTTTGATTACTGACATAAGGTTAATTTGTTCAGTGGCGAACTGGCGCTCCATATCCTTAGGAATGGGAAAAGGAAGTTTACCTTTTATGAATCGTTTTTTGCTCAtacactaatttattttttaatgataagAAAATAATTAGTAATAATCTCATTAAACCATATTTTTGCACATATGTTCATATATGCAATTGATCAATGTACTCCACTCTCATTAAATTTGCcgtatttatattttcaaaagttttttttatagtaaATGTAAATTTAGTGGTATGATGGATGTTTAGAAAAATACACTTTCCTATTCACTTTAGGAGtcacatttgacttttcacggattttaaggagagttaaaagtgggaccttaagggtaggaaagagagtggtattatgggtttttaatgtaagggaggaaaattagtatggataatggagggtataattgaaaataggataaagctactaagggcataaaagtcaaaaatctataccaaaaatagaaatgagacaattaagatGAGTTGACCATAAAaagaaatgggacacataagctgaataggaggatTACTATTTAGGTTGATAAAATTTGCCCATTAGATGTTTTCTTGTTAAGAGTAAAATTTACTCGATGCTAGAAACAACAAATGGAGTAATAGCTATTGGGCATGACCTAAAAGTTATTATGAACACTAAAACATCATCATGCAATTAAGAAAAGGGTTTGTTTTGGCGCGCGATCATCGGTTTCTTTTGTGTTATTGGCTTTATAACTAATTAAAGGagcaaaaagaaaagaaaatgttatAATTATCTCACAatgtaacatttatttaaaaaaaattaatatctatGAAAATTACTAATTAGGACAAACAATAAGATCGAAGAAAATGCACTTTAAATGCACATATCAAATTtaatcaatataaattaatctttgcaaatattaaataatccaaaTCACTAAGATTTAAATAGATCAGTTACGTACAAATTATATCGTTTGGAATTACTAGAGTGTTTCTAAACAAGGAGCGAAAGATACCCATTACAAGCTTAAATGAGATCtatcattaaaattattttgttaaaatctaCAATAACCTTTGTctcaaaaatattgtaaatatttatttatacgaatctattatttttataaacgTATTTCAGAACGGTGGTAATAATATTTGAATGAAAGGGTACTGTTTATAATCTCCAATCTCCGTCTGATAGTTAATTTTTTTCACACATGACATGTTATAATCAATTGCAAGTATTTAAGAATAGAGATAATAATATTTGAAACGTAaatgatatgattatattaTATGAAAGTGgaaattataacaattttattGAAATAATGGATAGTAAAATAGATGGAATTTGGTTATTGTTAGTAATGCGTAAGTTGGTGTTTGGTTGATTATAGGTGTTTGAGTTTGCGGACAATTATCGAGGTGCATACAGCTCAAGCTTGAAAAGAGCAGTTTGCCCTTTTTACTGTGATGTTAACGGCTACCAGGTTGGTTTTGTTTCTAAATTTCATTTGCATTTGCATGTGaactctttcattttttttcccgTTTTTCTGTTGTTTTTCGTACTCCCAAGATTCAACACTAAACTACTCCAAATTTGGTACACCACGTTCTAACGTTATGCTCTAGTCTTGTCACTTGTGCATGCCTTGTTAAAatcttttttggactttttttaaataataattgatgtattattatatataccatagagtaatttataatttgtcttatttatttttattttatatattttttactttatGTACTTATatacttttgttattatttaaggataaaatcataaaaataatattttactatcaattaactatttttttaatatttgtgtcaAGTCCAAATAGTGTATGTATTGCGAAACAAATATGGTGTTATTTGTTGAGGAGTAATGAGGATTTTTGACCATTGTTGGCACATTATTTAGGCTTGTTAGTTTATGCAAATAggataatttgaaaattaattaagttggtgaaaactttaaaaataaaagtacgTATTGAAATATAAGGCGTATATGTTTCattaatgtcatttttaatttttgtaaataagCATAATATCAAACGTGAGTATATATTTGTTCAAGGAGTAATGGTGATCTTCGCTGATGATGTTAAGATTATGTTAGCAAATATGATAAAACTATTTTCATGCAAATATGTACTCTTAAAAAGATACTTGTATATATTTATTACTCTTTTTTTCCATTTGAAATAGCATTATTATAGGgaaaactattttttatatgCATATTACTAAATACTACGTTCTATTCTGCTTGAgtgtttcttttgatttttgacacgatttattaatcacttttaaggtgtattttatttttaatctattagATATGACATAATTATTATGTTagactttgtttgatttgtttcaatacaaaatattattataatgtcgacttttatacttcctccgttctgatattgttgctacatttgcatgggcacggagattaagaaaagtgattgacctacactgtagctgattgtttactttatagaatatagtattttattagaaaaaggaaaaataagttgTGAGGTTACTTTAACGAGtataatatagtattttattataaagcaTAGAGTATatagtaggataaaaataagggtaggtagaactttaaatgattgtttcattactaaaaacagaaatgtagcaagtaatatgaaattgccaaaaataaaaaatgtagcgaggaagtagtttttaattatagataattaaagatattaataataaaaatagtgcACCGACAAATGTGCTCAGTCAAATGAAATAATTACGCCGAATAGAAAAGGAGCACTCCTATGAATTTACAAAGATGAGAGGTAAATGCAGGATGAGCTTCTATGGGGAGCAGCATGGTTGCACAAAGCCACAAGAAGGCGGGAATATAGAGAATATATAGTGAAGAACGAGGTGATATTAAGAGCTGGAGACACCATTAATGAATTTGGATGGGATAATAAGCATGCTGGGATTAATATTCTCATTTCTAAGGTACGTACACTCCCACTCTTTTATTATTCATACTACCCATCCTTTTTTCTTTatctgtttaattatttatacttTCTTAATTACTTACGACTTTAGTCAATACTAGGACTAGGAGTATGAGTAATGTACTTCCTCAATAAATAAAGCGTCATTCTTGATGTAATTGTAAATACACAATCCTACTCATTTCACTTGTATTTATAACTTATCCCAACCAATCTAAAAGTAAATCCTACTCCTATCAACTTCCATTATTTGATTTACTGACGTGTTTAAAATAAACCTCTAATATGATATTCAACCGACTTAAAAAatagatttataattatgtaaaaaccaatgtAAACACAAACTCTGTTTTTAAATCGACTTGAAACATCCGGCTAAAGATCAACTTGATGATCcaaataaacacctctaatcCACTAGCTAGCGTCATCTAAGTCATGACAATTAATTAGAATCTGCAAAGCGGTCTACGACAGAATTTTATTGTCAGAAGGctctaaaaatttatttttatattattaatttatttttaaaattattgaaatataTTTATACCATTTTATACTAGAGTAACTAAATAATAAAGTGTGAAATATATCAAAATTGGTGGGATAGACAATTTACATGTAGTAGATCTCCTAAAAGGTTGAATAGGTGGAATTAGCAGTTtataaatagtgttaaaaagTCCTAAATCCAAGCTGGAGCGACGGAATTGTTGTCCTAATGCAATGAGACATTATTCTTCTTGTCCTGTGAAAATTATTTAGGCCTAGGGGAACTACGTTTTGTAGGACCCAATCTTAGCCAATCACGTGATTCTGGGAATATCTCACATCTTGTTATATTGGTATCGGGTTTGGTTTTCTCATGGGCTACAATTCTTTTGTGGGTCCAACCCCATTTGTATCAAATACTCCGATTCCATTTTCTCGTTTCTGCCAATTTAATttccatttaatatttattgtttctataaagagttttttttatttttatcataaattttgaataaaataattttatttatcttcattttaatattttaataatgcttttgGTTATTACAAATCTTTCAATATTttcatttcaatatttttatattttttatggacCCTAAcagtataaaaatattttttactagTTGTggttcttatatttttttcactaatcttcttttattatttttatcctGTTTATGGTCCCTATTTTTCCTCCatcatatttattattcaataaaataatatatctactatctaaaatattatatttttcttaatttccgtaAACATTTCTTATGGAAATTTTATTAAGGAACGGGGTAAGtactctttattttttaaagaagttttcacaaaaaatatttatgagaattaaaaaaaattaagtaaattgAAATGTACGCTAACATAATATAATGATtagtactttttcttttttattttttttaaacttaaatATTGGACCAATCCATTTTAAACCGTATCACAGTGAGACGGTCTTATTGAAAAATTTgttaaatacaaatatacaatattcTAGAATGTAGTCTGATTAAATATCCATTTGTcgtttttatactatttattttttatttcattatttataaattaaaacatatttaaCTAAGATTTTAGTCAATTAGTCTTAATGTAAACTTTTTaacattaactttttataatttataaataaatataattagaaATCCTTAGAATTTAAAGTTGTGTTTTCattgaaatagaaaaattaattattataataaatgagtaaaatatTAGATAATTAGTCAAAAAGATGACCGAATGAGAAGAATCTGTGTAGATATGATTGCACATGAAATTCATTGTGATTTTGATGAGATCATCATGTAAATTTGTTCTTTGGACAATAGTTGGAGTATTAGACCAGTTGTTAGTACATCTTggatttaaatatttttggtgttttttaatttttatgtttctCTAGCATAATTCTCACATAATATGATTGAtataacaattaaaaagaaCAAATGAATTTTGTGTTAGCTCAAATAATACTACCTCGAGTTTTAGTATcgagaaattttttatttttcaacgtGTAGAATTTTAAACGTAAAAGTCTATAAAAAATTAGAGATGCATGCTCTATTTCTCTAGTctaataaaattgaattttaattttatgttctAGTGTGCAACACAATATTGTGTAATTTATGACGTCTGTGTGGTCTTTGATAAAACAAAAAACACAAATGAAATATGaggataagattaaaaaaatattaaaatttattttgaaaaaataaagataaattaaatgaaataactcagtaaaaaatcaaataattaaattaaaaggaCCTAAAGTGTATCTAAATTTGGTGCTAAGGATAATCAGACGAtggtatttttaattatataaaagatTGTGCAAATGCAGCAAACATTTGTATTGGTATACCCAAAAGCCAAATTTTCCGATTGGtattttttggaaattctataaattcataaatattttagactataaattaaataatataaaaataatctatGGAATGGTGAAAATAGCTGGCAGAAGCATGTGGCAAAGGCTGAAAAACACAGATGAAAAATGCAGAACTTCCCATTCTGGCCATTAACTTCTGCTTCATTGTTATATGTTTGACTTGTTTAATTAAGGCCCTTTCTCTTTTTACTTCTGTTTTTAGAC
Coding sequences:
- the LOC130818929 gene encoding endoglucanase 8-like, whose translation is MAESLSFSFLIIFSLLSVSSIVEVCNAQHNYMDALRKSILFFEGQRSGKLPPDQRLRWRRDSALHDGHSVGRDLTGGYYDAGDNVKFGFPMAFSVTLLSWSVIDFGRLMRGELSNALKAVRWGTDYLLKATAEMPNRMYVQVGDPYSDHNCWERPEDMDTLRTAYAIDRNHAGSDVAGETAAALAAASIVFRSRDRAYSRLLLSRAIKVFEFADNYRGAYSSSLKRAVCPFYCDVNGYQDELLWGAAWLHKATRRREYREYIVKNEVILRAGDTINEFGWDNKHAGINILISKEVLMGKANDLRNFKINADGFICSVIPGVANPQVQYSPGGLIFKAGGSNMQHVTSLSFLLLAYSNYLSHSNHQVPCGGISASSALLKQLAKRQVDYILGDNPLRMSYMVGYGPRYPQRIHHRGSSLPSVRVHPAHIGCKAGSRYFLSPNPNPNKLVGAVVGGPNVTDAFPDSRPYFQESEPTTYINAPLVGLLAYFSAHP